A genomic window from Oceanobacillus timonensis includes:
- a CDS encoding purine-nucleoside phosphorylase: protein MHQTQQIKEAREYIQGKTATAPEIGLILGSGLGGLADELEEAVVIPYEEIPHFTKSAAVGHANQLVIGTLNGKRVVAMKGRYHYYEGYSLDEVTFPVRVIQALGADKLIITNAAGAVNKDFNPGDLMLISDHINLVGKNPLIGPNNDDLGTRFPDSSEVYSRALRDVAKNIAKENNIDLQEGVYAWWSGPAYETPAEIRMIRVLGGDAAGMSTVPEALVAVHGGLKVLGISCLTNMASGILDQPLSHDEVIEVAAQSRSKFVKLVKEVIHQM from the coding sequence ATGCATCAAACACAGCAAATCAAAGAAGCAAGGGAATACATACAAGGGAAGACGGCAACTGCACCGGAAATTGGATTGATTCTCGGGTCCGGATTAGGAGGACTGGCAGATGAATTGGAAGAGGCAGTGGTCATTCCTTATGAAGAAATTCCGCATTTTACAAAATCAGCTGCGGTTGGACATGCGAATCAGCTTGTAATTGGTACGTTAAATGGAAAACGTGTTGTAGCAATGAAGGGACGTTACCATTATTATGAAGGGTATTCCCTGGATGAAGTCACTTTTCCAGTACGTGTGATTCAGGCACTTGGAGCGGATAAACTAATTATTACCAATGCTGCCGGAGCCGTAAACAAAGATTTCAACCCGGGTGATTTAATGTTGATTTCCGATCATATTAATTTAGTTGGGAAAAATCCATTAATTGGTCCCAATAATGATGACTTGGGAACGCGTTTTCCGGATTCTTCCGAGGTATACAGTCGTGCGCTTCGAGATGTGGCTAAAAATATTGCTAAAGAAAATAATATTGACTTGCAAGAAGGTGTGTATGCCTGGTGGAGCGGTCCGGCTTATGAAACACCGGCAGAAATCCGTATGATTCGTGTGCTTGGCGGGGATGCAGCTGGGATGTCTACCGTTCCTGAAGCACTTGTTGCCGTGCACGGCGGTTTAAAAGTACTGGGAATCTCCTGTCTGACCAATATGGCAAGCGGGATTTTAGATCAGCCACTGAGTCATGATGAAGTAATTGAAGTGGCTGCCCAGTCACGCAGTAAATTTGTGAAGCTGGTGAAAGAAGTGATTCATCAGATGTAA
- a CDS encoding long-chain fatty acid--CoA ligase, giving the protein MMQTQLNLTTMVKHAANYFADKTVISRTLGGVQTISYKEITERIHRLAGVLKSLGVEKGDKVGTIAWNHHRHLEAYFAIPTIGAVLHTINIRVSPDDLAYIINHAEDKVLLVDEDLFPLIERVKDQIADVENIIVLTDKEELPETSLTNVTSYESLLEEADPNTKLDEAIDENTIAGLCYTSGTTGRPKGVAYSHRGIYLHSLALGLKDTVGLSEEDIAMPIVPMFHVNAWGMPFAALWFGTTQVLPGPMPTPHILAELIETYQVTMAAGVPTIWLGFLQALEQGNYNTSSLRYILCGGSAAPKEMIRTFESTYHIPFVHAYGMTETSPIVTLARLKSYQQELDEEERLELRSRQGMVVPGIEIKGINENGNIAHDGETIGELLVKGPWIADAYYKNDRSDEAFRDGWLHTGDVVNIDEEGSVKIVDRTKDMIKSGGEWISSVDIENALMAHEAIFEASVIAVPDPKWQERPVACVVLKEKEMVTEEEVKQFLAPQFAKYWIPDRILFMDKIPKTSVGKFLKRALRDKVKEMLSISDSS; this is encoded by the coding sequence ATGATGCAAACGCAGTTAAATTTAACGACAATGGTGAAACATGCAGCGAATTATTTTGCGGATAAAACCGTCATTTCACGTACATTGGGCGGCGTTCAAACGATTTCGTACAAGGAAATAACCGAACGAATTCATAGGCTGGCAGGTGTTTTGAAAAGTTTAGGTGTAGAAAAAGGAGATAAAGTTGGCACAATAGCTTGGAATCATCATCGTCACTTGGAGGCTTATTTTGCTATTCCGACAATAGGGGCTGTATTGCATACGATTAATATCCGTGTTTCACCAGATGATTTAGCTTATATTATCAACCATGCAGAAGATAAAGTATTGCTGGTAGATGAAGATTTATTTCCATTAATCGAGCGTGTGAAAGATCAAATTGCTGATGTCGAAAATATCATTGTGCTGACCGATAAAGAAGAGCTGCCTGAGACCAGCTTAACGAATGTTACTTCCTATGAATCGCTGCTTGAAGAAGCAGATCCAAATACAAAGCTTGATGAAGCAATCGATGAAAATACAATCGCCGGTTTATGCTATACTTCTGGAACAACTGGAAGACCAAAGGGAGTCGCTTATTCACATCGCGGGATTTATTTACATAGTTTAGCCCTTGGATTAAAGGACACAGTTGGTTTATCAGAGGAAGATATTGCGATGCCTATCGTTCCAATGTTTCATGTGAATGCCTGGGGCATGCCATTTGCTGCTTTATGGTTTGGAACAACTCAAGTGTTGCCGGGTCCAATGCCGACACCGCATATTTTAGCTGAATTAATAGAAACGTATCAGGTTACGATGGCAGCAGGAGTACCGACAATCTGGCTGGGTTTTCTGCAGGCTTTGGAGCAGGGGAATTATAATACAAGCAGCCTGCGTTATATTCTTTGTGGCGGTTCAGCAGCTCCAAAAGAGATGATTCGCACCTTTGAATCAACGTATCATATTCCTTTTGTTCATGCATATGGTATGACAGAAACATCTCCGATTGTGACGTTAGCCCGTCTAAAAAGCTATCAGCAGGAGCTGGATGAAGAAGAACGATTAGAATTACGTTCCCGCCAAGGCATGGTTGTACCAGGGATTGAAATCAAAGGCATCAATGAGAACGGGAATATTGCCCATGATGGGGAAACAATAGGGGAATTGCTCGTGAAAGGCCCATGGATTGCAGATGCCTATTATAAAAATGATCGCAGTGATGAAGCTTTCCGGGACGGCTGGCTTCATACAGGGGACGTGGTCAATATTGATGAAGAAGGGTCTGTTAAAATTGTAGACCGTACCAAGGATATGATTAAAAGCGGCGGGGAGTGGATTTCCTCTGTTGATATAGAAAATGCATTAATGGCACATGAGGCTATTTTTGAAGCATCTGTTATCGCAGTTCCTGATCCAAAGTGGCAGGAGCGGCCTGTAGCATGTGTTGTATTAAAAGAGAAGGAAATGGTAACGGAAGAAGAGGTAAAACAATTTTTAGCACCGCAATTTGCCAAGTACTGGATACCTGACCGCATCTTGTTTATGGATAAAATTCCAAAAACATCGGTTGGAAAATTTTTAAAGCGGGCGTTGCGGGATAAAGTGAAAGAAATGCTTTCCATTTCTGATTCATCGTGA
- a CDS encoding NAD(P)H-dependent flavin oxidoreductase: MQLTEIKKNMELPVMMAPMFLISNPNMVVGACEAGIVGTFPALNARTTDILDSWMTEINERLLEKKEADPHAKIAPWGVNFISHSSNKRFYEDLELIEKHQPPLVITSLGDPSPVVKAVHNYGGLVLSDVVDVTFAKKALEKGSDGLILVASGAGGHAGTLNPFAFMDEVRSFFDGPIALAGTITKGEQILAAELLGADFAYIGTHFIATKESGASTAYQESIMQSAAADIIYTPAFSGIPANYLIPSIIKAGLDPKNLPEKAGLDFEKLSDSSAKAWKDIWGAGQGVGGTTKIQTVQEAVTELKTAYNQAKKVHQLT, translated from the coding sequence ATGCAACTGACAGAAATAAAGAAAAACATGGAGCTGCCTGTTATGATGGCTCCAATGTTTTTAATTTCCAATCCCAACATGGTTGTTGGAGCGTGTGAAGCAGGAATTGTTGGGACATTCCCTGCTTTGAATGCACGTACTACAGATATTTTAGACAGCTGGATGACGGAAATTAATGAACGTTTACTAGAAAAGAAAGAAGCAGACCCTCATGCCAAAATCGCTCCGTGGGGAGTGAATTTTATCAGCCATTCGTCCAATAAACGATTCTATGAAGATTTGGAGCTAATCGAGAAACATCAGCCGCCGCTCGTCATCACATCGTTAGGGGACCCATCCCCTGTTGTAAAGGCGGTTCATAACTATGGCGGACTTGTTTTGTCCGATGTGGTGGATGTGACATTTGCTAAAAAAGCACTGGAAAAGGGTAGTGATGGTTTAATTTTAGTAGCAAGCGGTGCTGGCGGACATGCGGGAACGTTAAATCCATTTGCTTTCATGGATGAAGTTCGCAGCTTTTTTGATGGCCCGATTGCATTGGCAGGGACGATTACAAAAGGAGAGCAGATATTGGCTGCAGAACTGTTAGGGGCTGATTTTGCTTATATCGGCACGCACTTTATTGCCACAAAGGAAAGTGGAGCAAGTACTGCCTATCAGGAATCAATAATGCAATCTGCAGCTGCTGATATTATTTATACACCTGCTTTTAGCGGCATACCTGCTAATTACCTGATTCCGAGTATTATCAAAGCGGGTCTTGATCCAAAAAATCTGCCGGAGAAGGCCGGTCTTGATTTTGAAAAACTGTCTGACTCCTCAGCTAAGGCGTGGAAAGATATTTGGGGTGCCGGTCAAGGCGTCGGTGGAACAACCAAAATACAGACGGTGCAGGAGGCAGTTACTGAATTAAAAACAGCATATAATCAAGCGAAAAAGGTACATCAGCTGACCTAA
- a CDS encoding enoyl-CoA hydratase/isomerase family protein has translation MVTEAVKYEKKDSIAFITMNRPEKRNALSIEMAAGLVDALKDAEKDPEVKVVIISGEGKIFSAGGDLEVLHTLDNSAKIMEYMKQALAIIQTIRELDKYVISAVHGFAAGAGFSIAVAADFVVAKKDAAFVCSFTNVGIIPDLGLLKELTDNLPNAVVKEWISSGRPIAAEEAYHRGIVNHVTAEDVVEAAMHYAAFIVDGPPLANTFVKHMVNHADEWSSGTNDLQETAIQTLLLQTEDNKEGIQAFFEKRKPNFRGK, from the coding sequence ATGGTAACAGAAGCAGTAAAATACGAAAAGAAGGATTCCATTGCTTTCATCACGATGAATCGTCCGGAAAAACGCAATGCTCTGTCGATTGAAATGGCAGCTGGCTTGGTGGATGCGTTAAAGGATGCAGAAAAAGACCCGGAAGTGAAGGTTGTTATTATCAGCGGGGAGGGGAAGATATTTTCTGCAGGTGGCGATTTGGAAGTACTTCATACCTTGGATAACAGTGCGAAAATAATGGAATATATGAAGCAGGCATTAGCGATTATTCAAACGATACGAGAGCTTGATAAATATGTGATCAGCGCCGTACATGGGTTTGCTGCAGGAGCGGGATTCAGTATTGCAGTTGCAGCAGACTTTGTTGTAGCCAAAAAAGATGCTGCCTTTGTCTGCAGTTTTACCAATGTGGGAATTATTCCGGATTTGGGTTTATTGAAGGAGTTAACAGATAATCTGCCTAACGCGGTCGTGAAAGAATGGATTTCTTCTGGAAGGCCGATAGCAGCAGAAGAAGCGTATCATCGCGGTATAGTTAACCACGTTACAGCGGAAGATGTGGTGGAAGCGGCGATGCATTATGCTGCCTTCATTGTAGATGGACCGCCGCTTGCCAATACATTTGTCAAGCATATGGTTAATCATGCAGATGAATGGAGCAGCGGGACAAATGATTTACAAGAAACAGCAATTCAGACCTTATTGCTGCAAACGGAGGACAATAAAGAAGGAATTCAGGCATTTTTTGAGAAAAGAAAACCAAATTTTAGAGGGAAATAA
- a CDS encoding MBL fold metallo-hydrolase has protein sequence MLDELGIKRVTLALPFRLNHVNCFIAEETNGYKILDTGLHNENTAKVWEKELAGKRVTDIIVSHYHPDHFGYAGKMQEKTNARVWMPEIDLQAALQAWEKPFLEKLKANYYRAGIPEDISEALAENTAAFAPLVTPYPKVESTLKEGETLQFGKYAYEIIHTPGHSDGLVTFYNRENNVLLSTDHILPKITPNISYWFHGNPNPLENYLNSLKKIKKLDVEWVIPSHGEPFQDASKRISEIEAHHAERLSSLKEMLQTGLTVYETMEKLFPKKLAVHDTRFAVGETVAHLEYLRLAGECERELMDGIYVYHVTN, from the coding sequence ATGTTAGATGAATTAGGAATAAAACGGGTTACTTTAGCATTGCCTTTTCGTTTAAATCATGTGAATTGCTTTATCGCAGAGGAGACAAACGGCTATAAGATTTTAGATACCGGACTCCATAATGAAAACACAGCGAAAGTATGGGAAAAAGAATTGGCGGGAAAGCGGGTTACAGATATTATTGTGTCTCACTATCATCCGGATCATTTCGGCTATGCAGGAAAAATGCAGGAAAAAACGAATGCGCGCGTCTGGATGCCTGAAATTGATTTACAGGCGGCTCTACAGGCTTGGGAGAAGCCTTTTTTAGAAAAATTAAAAGCAAACTATTATCGGGCGGGTATTCCAGAAGATATAAGCGAGGCTTTGGCGGAGAATACGGCAGCATTTGCACCGCTGGTAACTCCTTATCCAAAAGTAGAAAGCACCTTAAAGGAAGGCGAAACGCTGCAATTTGGGAAGTATGCCTATGAGATTATACATACACCAGGCCATTCAGACGGTTTGGTCACTTTTTATAATCGGGAAAATAATGTATTGCTCTCAACAGATCATATCCTTCCGAAGATTACGCCAAATATTTCGTATTGGTTTCATGGCAATCCGAACCCTTTAGAAAATTACCTGAACTCCTTGAAGAAGATAAAGAAATTGGATGTGGAATGGGTAATCCCTTCCCATGGCGAACCATTTCAGGATGCATCGAAGCGAATCTCAGAAATAGAGGCACATCATGCAGAGCGATTAAGTAGTTTGAAAGAAATGTTGCAAACGGGATTAACTGTCTATGAAACAATGGAGAAGCTCTTTCCGAAAAAGCTGGCTGTTCATGATACCCGGTTTGCGGTAGGTGAAACCGTAGCCCATTTAGAATATTTACGTTTGGCTGGTGAATGTGAGCGCGAGTTAATGGACGGTATTTATGTTTACCATGTGACCAATTAG
- a CDS encoding aldo/keto reductase, giving the protein MRTHLQDTVTLNNGVDMPKFGLGVYKVEEGQTAVDAVRIALEHGYRSIDTASFYQNEVSVGQGIKESGVPRKDIFLTSKVWNDEQGYESTLAAFERSLEKLDTDYLDLYLIHWPVKDTFIDTWKALEKLYHDGRVRAIGVSNFHVQHLERLLPEVEIVPAINQVEFHPHLTQEGLRAFCEKQGIYLEAWSPLKRGQLLEHPTLVSIGEKYGKNVAQVILRWDIQHDVVTIPKSVTPERIISNANIFDFELTDEEMKQIDGMNENSRSGSNPDDM; this is encoded by the coding sequence ATGCGTACACATTTACAAGATACAGTCACATTAAATAACGGTGTCGATATGCCGAAATTTGGGCTTGGTGTCTATAAAGTAGAAGAAGGGCAAACGGCAGTAGATGCGGTAAGAATTGCGTTAGAACATGGCTATCGCAGTATTGATACAGCTTCTTTTTACCAAAATGAGGTCAGTGTCGGACAGGGAATCAAGGAGTCTGGTGTTCCGAGAAAGGATATTTTTCTGACGTCAAAAGTTTGGAATGACGAACAAGGCTATGAATCTACGTTAGCGGCTTTTGAAAGAAGTCTGGAAAAATTAGATACGGATTACTTGGATCTGTACCTGATTCACTGGCCGGTAAAAGATACGTTTATTGATACGTGGAAGGCTTTAGAAAAACTGTATCATGACGGCCGCGTCCGTGCTATTGGGGTTAGTAACTTCCATGTGCAGCATCTGGAACGGCTTTTACCAGAAGTTGAAATTGTTCCGGCAATTAATCAGGTGGAATTCCATCCGCATTTAACGCAGGAAGGTTTGCGGGCATTTTGTGAAAAACAAGGCATTTATCTGGAAGCCTGGTCGCCCTTAAAACGAGGACAATTATTAGAGCATCCAACCCTTGTTTCGATTGGGGAAAAATACGGAAAAAATGTTGCCCAGGTTATTCTCCGGTGGGATATACAGCATGATGTAGTGACGATTCCAAAGTCCGTTACACCGGAACGTATCATTTCCAATGCGAATATTTTTGATTTTGAATTAACGGATGAAGAAATGAAACAGATCGACGGAATGAATGAAAATAGCCGTTCTGGTTCGAATCCGGATGACATGTAA
- a CDS encoding catalase, whose product MTDNNNRHPEENKKTKQMQQFYRENEGKPMTTDESVKISDDENTLSAGDRGPQLLEDFVYREKLSHFDRERIPERNVHARGYGAHGIFECYASQSDLTEAHFLQEAGRKTPVFVRFSQVAGSRGANETLRDVRGFATKFYTEEGIFDLVGNNIPIFFIQDGIKFPDLIHALKPEPNNEIPQGQTAHDIFWDFIGSNEESAAMMMWIMSDRTIPRSFRMMQGFGVHTFRLVNKDGVSHFCKFHWRPTLGMHSLIWDEAQKIGGADPDFHRRDLWENIEKGYSAEFELGIQVIREDQEFDFDFDILDSTKLWPEELVPLKKIGKMSLNKNVENVFAETEQVALHPGNIVRGIDFTNDPLLQGRLFSYTDTQFYRVGTNFKQLPINCPIHTAHNNQRDGAARYVIDKGQVAYHQNYLANNTPYPVPGHKGGFVTYPSLVEGRKVRQTAPSFEDHFSQARLFWNSMSDVEKSHILQAFSFELGKVKTPAVRERVVRLIAHISRPLAVSVAEQVGVPAPPEDIKESEVTASSPALSMQNTTFTTKTLKLGVIVDEGYDSNALNSAREAWKKAELEPVFISRHLGDLTGTAGDTISVDQSFLTGSPVLYDGLFVIGGPYATRDFQFMSNQFIIEQFNHYRPIGGFGKGAEWIKDMYLDHRPGVFVTESPGPAFNQAFVEGMAKQRFWDR is encoded by the coding sequence ATGACAGATAACAATAACCGGCATCCGGAAGAAAATAAAAAAACAAAACAAATGCAACAATTTTATAGAGAAAACGAAGGTAAACCGATGACAACAGACGAATCGGTTAAAATTTCAGATGATGAGAATACACTTAGCGCTGGTGATCGCGGGCCACAGTTATTAGAGGATTTTGTTTACCGTGAAAAGTTATCCCACTTTGACCGCGAGCGCATTCCGGAAAGAAACGTCCATGCACGCGGTTATGGTGCGCATGGAATTTTTGAATGCTATGCATCTCAATCGGATTTAACAGAAGCACATTTTTTACAAGAAGCAGGCCGAAAAACTCCGGTATTTGTCCGTTTCTCACAAGTTGCCGGATCAAGAGGTGCAAACGAAACATTACGAGATGTGCGCGGATTTGCCACAAAATTTTATACAGAGGAAGGAATCTTTGATTTAGTCGGCAATAATATCCCAATCTTTTTTATACAAGATGGTATTAAATTTCCTGATTTAATTCATGCATTAAAACCTGAACCAAATAATGAAATTCCTCAAGGACAGACTGCACATGATATATTCTGGGATTTTATCGGCAGTAATGAAGAATCTGCTGCCATGATGATGTGGATTATGTCGGACCGTACGATTCCGCGCAGCTTCCGAATGATGCAGGGCTTTGGTGTGCATACATTCCGCCTCGTCAATAAAGACGGTGTCTCGCATTTTTGTAAATTTCACTGGCGGCCGACTCTAGGAATGCACTCCCTTATTTGGGATGAAGCACAGAAAATAGGCGGCGCTGATCCAGATTTTCACCGTCGGGACCTGTGGGAGAATATTGAAAAAGGATATTCCGCAGAATTTGAACTTGGTATTCAAGTAATCCGTGAAGATCAAGAGTTTGATTTTGACTTCGATATTTTAGATTCTACCAAACTATGGCCGGAAGAACTGGTTCCCCTTAAAAAAATTGGAAAAATGAGCTTAAATAAAAACGTGGAAAATGTATTTGCCGAGACAGAACAAGTGGCGCTACATCCGGGCAACATTGTCCGCGGAATTGATTTTACGAATGATCCGCTTTTGCAAGGCAGGTTGTTTTCCTATACAGATACACAGTTTTATCGGGTAGGTACGAATTTCAAACAGCTTCCGATTAATTGTCCTATCCACACAGCGCATAATAACCAACGTGATGGCGCAGCACGCTATGTCATTGATAAAGGCCAGGTTGCCTATCATCAAAACTACTTAGCAAATAACACGCCTTATCCGGTACCAGGCCATAAAGGCGGATTTGTTACCTACCCTTCCCTGGTAGAAGGAAGAAAAGTGCGGCAGACTGCACCTAGTTTTGAAGACCATTTTTCTCAAGCAAGGCTTTTCTGGAACAGCATGAGTGATGTAGAAAAAAGTCATATTCTGCAGGCATTCAGTTTTGAACTTGGAAAAGTGAAAACGCCAGCAGTTCGTGAACGTGTAGTCCGATTGATTGCCCATATCAGCAGACCATTGGCTGTTTCTGTCGCGGAACAAGTTGGCGTACCTGCTCCGCCGGAAGATATTAAAGAGTCCGAGGTAACCGCATCTTCTCCAGCTTTAAGCATGCAAAATACCACTTTTACCACCAAGACGTTAAAACTAGGTGTCATTGTTGATGAGGGGTATGACAGCAATGCGTTGAATAGTGCCAGAGAAGCGTGGAAAAAGGCAGAACTGGAACCTGTATTTATCAGCAGGCACTTAGGCGATTTGACCGGGACAGCCGGGGACACCATATCGGTGGACCAAAGTTTTCTGACAGGATCGCCGGTACTTTACGATGGATTATTTGTTATAGGCGGTCCTTATGCAACAAGAGATTTTCAATTTATGAGTAACCAATTTATTATTGAACAATTTAATCATTACCGACCAATCGGAGGGTTTGGTAAAGGAGCAGAATGGATAAAAGACATGTATCTCGATCACCGGCCCGGCGTCTTTGTGACAGAGTCACCCGGTCCGGCGTTTAATCAGGCATTTGTAGAAGGAATGGCAAAACAGCGTTTTTGGGATCGGTAA
- a CDS encoding HdeD family acid-resistance protein codes for MVAKQREGFDWVSLILGILFIVASLIVLQDPVGDLIAIAVMIAVFAILKGIFEIILRNKVKKYAAYTSKLPILIGIIDIVIGIFLLFNMDASIIALPFVFAFWFIIDSVLKIFTADRAKVISKGYYWFFIIANILGVIVGLFLLFNPIFSALTISFFIGFYFMMIGITEIIYAFR; via the coding sequence ATGGTTGCGAAGCAAAGAGAGGGGTTTGATTGGGTATCGTTAATCCTGGGTATTCTTTTTATTGTTGCCTCATTAATTGTACTTCAAGACCCGGTAGGAGACCTTATTGCAATTGCTGTGATGATTGCAGTTTTTGCAATTTTAAAAGGGATTTTTGAAATCATATTAAGGAACAAAGTAAAAAAATATGCGGCATATACTTCAAAATTACCGATATTAATAGGAATCATTGATATTGTGATTGGTATTTTTCTGCTTTTCAATATGGATGCAAGTATTATTGCGTTACCATTTGTATTTGCTTTTTGGTTTATCATCGATTCTGTTCTGAAAATATTTACAGCCGACAGAGCAAAAGTAATCAGCAAGGGTTACTATTGGTTTTTTATCATTGCAAATATTTTAGGTGTGATTGTAGGTTTATTCCTACTGTTCAATCCAATCTTTTCTGCGTTAACCATCAGTTTCTTCATTGGTTTTTATTTCATGATGATTGGTATAACAGAAATCATTTATGCTTTTCGTTAA
- a CDS encoding Cof-type HAD-IIB family hydrolase — protein MVSDKSILFFDIDGTLLTEEERTLPASTKEAIFQLKELGHEVAIATGRAKFLFDDLRKELDIDTYICYNGQYVVFRGEVIYANTLQTEALEELTAFALHNNHPVVYMNDEKMTTNVPNDHPYIVESIATLKVDAYPSQEQDFVKHNNIYQGLLFNTEGEEKIYQQRFPDFDFIRWHPKSLDILPKGVSKALGIKKLLEYLDFPAERQYAFGDALNDMEMIQMIPNSVAMGNALPEIKEAASYVTKNASDNGILYSLQQFGLLPKN, from the coding sequence ATGGTATCGGATAAAAGTATTCTATTTTTCGATATTGATGGCACACTGCTGACAGAAGAAGAAAGAACCTTGCCTGCGTCTACAAAAGAGGCTATTTTTCAATTAAAGGAACTCGGGCATGAGGTAGCTATTGCGACTGGCCGGGCAAAATTTTTATTTGACGATTTACGAAAAGAATTAGATATTGACACGTACATATGCTACAACGGGCAATATGTTGTGTTTCGAGGTGAAGTCATCTATGCAAATACTTTGCAGACAGAGGCTCTGGAGGAATTAACAGCATTTGCTTTACATAACAATCATCCGGTTGTTTATATGAATGATGAAAAAATGACAACCAATGTCCCTAATGACCACCCTTATATTGTAGAAAGTATTGCAACATTAAAGGTAGATGCTTATCCATCACAGGAGCAGGATTTTGTAAAGCATAATAATATCTATCAAGGACTTCTCTTCAACACCGAAGGAGAAGAAAAAATATACCAGCAAAGATTTCCTGATTTCGATTTTATCCGCTGGCATCCTAAATCGTTAGATATCCTGCCAAAAGGCGTATCGAAAGCACTCGGTATCAAGAAACTCCTTGAATATCTTGACTTTCCGGCAGAAAGACAATATGCATTCGGAGACGCTTTAAATGATATGGAAATGATTCAAATGATTCCAAACAGTGTCGCTATGGGAAATGCCCTGCCTGAAATAAAGGAAGCAGCGTCATATGTTACGAAAAACGCCAGTGATAACGGTATTTTATACAGCCTCCAACAATTTGGTTTGTTACCGAAAAACTGA